Proteins encoded by one window of Candidatus Obscuribacter sp.:
- a CDS encoding Hsp20/alpha crystallin family protein, with product MDAVQPKIDLKETETELKISAELPGMKEDDVEVSLANGILTLRGEKKEEKCESEKGWYRSERRYGHFQRSLQLPCEIKEDEVKAEYQHGVLTITLPKSQTEQKQYRSIPVKRV from the coding sequence CTGGACGCAGTACAGCCCAAAATTGATCTCAAAGAAACCGAAACCGAACTAAAAATCTCTGCTGAGCTACCTGGCATGAAAGAAGACGATGTAGAAGTCTCTCTCGCCAATGGCATACTGACCCTGCGAGGCGAGAAGAAAGAAGAAAAATGCGAAAGCGAAAAAGGCTGGTACCGCTCAGAGCGCCGCTATGGCCACTTCCAGCGCTCACTGCAACTGCCCTGCGAAATCAAAGAAGACGAAGTAAAGGCTGAATACCAGCACGGTGTACTCACTATTACTTTGCCTAAATCACAAACCGAGCAAAAACAATATAGATCGATACCAGTAAAACGAGTCTAA
- a CDS encoding Hsp20/alpha crystallin family protein, whose translation MITIAADQTKSGTPTKAAEPQLQAFEPVMEVYESKDGMLIMAKMPGVDETTVHVNLNRGVFTIEGTVQCEVPEGYQLTYTESPVRRYRRSFNMPKEVDADSIDATIQNGILKITLPVSKNALPRKIEVKAAK comes from the coding sequence ATGATTACGATCGCAGCAGACCAGACTAAATCTGGGACACCAACAAAAGCTGCAGAGCCACAATTACAAGCTTTTGAGCCAGTAATGGAAGTCTACGAAAGTAAAGACGGCATGCTGATTATGGCTAAAATGCCTGGTGTTGACGAGACTACTGTCCACGTCAACCTCAACAGAGGGGTCTTTACCATCGAAGGCACAGTGCAGTGCGAAGTCCCAGAAGGCTATCAATTAACCTATACAGAATCACCAGTAAGGCGCTATCGCCGCTCCTTTAATATGCCCAAAGAAGTAGACGCAGACAGCATTGACGCCACTATTCAAAACGGGATCTTAAAGATCACTTTGCCCGTGAGCAAAAACGCGCTGCCTCGCAAGATCGAAGTAAAAGCAGCCAAATAA
- a CDS encoding HAMP domain-containing histidine kinase — translation MNTSKLQLTREMTPVSKIFSVAMSTLSGAAEQQNVSLESVYVPDRAVYVDEVRLVQVLVDLITNAIKVSPKPGVVQVSAQGEDGCMRFIVCDGGHGIEPGRREAIFEGVRQFDTLAAQGASGSLPSLAVCKAIVESHGGKIGVDSEPGKGSAFWFTVPLSD, via the coding sequence ATGAATACAAGCAAATTACAGTTGACTCGCGAAATGACTCCTGTTTCGAAGATTTTTAGCGTGGCGATGAGCACGCTCAGTGGAGCCGCTGAGCAACAAAACGTCAGCCTGGAGTCAGTCTACGTGCCCGACCGGGCTGTATATGTTGACGAAGTGCGACTGGTGCAGGTGCTGGTCGATCTCATCACCAATGCCATCAAAGTTAGTCCCAAGCCTGGTGTCGTCCAGGTCTCAGCTCAGGGCGAAGACGGCTGTATGCGCTTTATCGTTTGTGATGGTGGTCATGGTATCGAACCGGGCAGACGCGAGGCTATATTTGAGGGTGTAAGGCAGTTTGACACGCTGGCCGCACAGGGAGCCAGTGGCAGTCTGCCAAGCCTGGCGGTATGCAAAGCCATCGTCGAGAGTCATGGCGGCAAGATTGGCGTGGACAGTGAGCCTGGTAAGGGCAGTGCCTTTTGGTTTACTGTGCCGTTAAGTGACTAG